The nucleotide window GATGTGATATGCGGCAGAACCCTTTGCAGAAACTCGCGTCCGCCCGCTTCGTCATTGACTTTCAAGAGGATATATCTGGACAGCGGAAATTTATAGGCCAACACCACATTTCCCTGAATGTCCGTCAGTTCAAGAATATGAGACATTCATCCCCCCTGCCTGGAAAATTTATAGTCGATTGAACCCGGGGCCGGTGTCGGCGCCTCCTCATATGCCGTCATAAACTCCCGAAAATTCTGCTGAAGTTCAGCCGCAGGAAGTCCCTGGTTCCGGGCCACGAACGAACTGAACTCCCGCTGCAACATCAGGGCCCGCAGCAATTCCTCAACCGACATATCGTTCACCGCCGCAAAAAAGAAAGTCGTTTTGATCTGACACCTGATCATATAACGTTTCCATTCATCCCGCCCCTGTTCCAGACCGGGAAATCCCACGCAATATTGCCAGATCTGCTCGATTTCCGTGGACATCTGCAGAAACATATCATCCAGATAAGTTTCCAGATCACCGTCAAAATTGCTGTTGAACCAGAGATACTGGGATTTCAGATGGTCCTCTTTAGCCGTCGCGCCTTCAAAATAGACGTTGTCGACCACAGTCAGCCGGGCAAAATGCGTGGACCGTACCCGCGTAAACGGCGACGCGGTGCCCCCCGGCATGGTGTCAATATACTCCCTGAGCAATTGTTCGGGTGCGGGATTGTGAAATCTCCAGCTTTTGATGGGGCATAAAATCGTCAGGCCGTATGTATTTCCGTTAATATTCGGCATCATCCCCTCCCTAATCCGATGCCGGCACCGGACCGGCACCGGTCTGGCCAAGGTTTTTTTGCACCTTCAGAAGCATACTAGTATAGTGTCGCTCGAATTCTTCGGGGGAGCATTTGTCGGCCCTTTCCGCCAGAGCCGTCACTGCATCAGAAACAAGACGGGCGGATTTGACATCATTGATGGTCGCCCCCGGATAGGCCACATAATAATATTCCGTATCAATCTGATTGTGGCGGATATATTTTTTGAAGCTTGTCCCCGGGCGTGAGCCGGGGAATTTGACACTCCAGTTCCAGATCAGGTTCAGGCCGGACGGCAGAACGTCGGAAAAAGCATCAATATACTGCGACCAGGTGCCGTTGAAATTACTATTGAAAAGAAGATAGTCGTATTCGAGCTCTTCCTTTGGCTGTCCTTCGCCCAGATGAGGAAACTGATGCTTGCTCACAATGACCCAGCGGGCGAAATGGATGAAAGACAGTTTGACCAGTCTTTCCGCTGTCGACGGCCTTACCCCGACGTACCAGAACACCAGTTTCTGCAAAAGTGTAGTCCAGGGTTTGATCGGAGTGACCACATTTATGGCATAGGCCTTGCCATTCACATTGCTGCTGTTTTCAGCCATATCCCCCCCTTTTCGGAGCTTATATCAATCGACGCGCCACCGGTTCAGGTCAGGCAAAAATAACCATTGGCCAACAGTAAAACCAGGGAAACAAGGTAGGTTTTTACAAAATAGCCATTGGTATCGGAAAACGAAGACTGAACCGTGAATATAAATAAGTACCCCAGGGTGAAAAACAGAATCACGGCCACCGCTATGGAATAATATAAAAATGCCCATTCACCCATCGGAAATGAGTCCCCAAACTATTATTGTTCTGTATGTCCTAAGGCACTTACTATACAGCATCCGGCGGGTCGGTGAAAATATTACAAATGGACTATCCGTTGGTCAGAAGATAGGAAAGTGCGCTTCGCAGTTTTGCAGGTTGTACAGGCTTGTGCAGCAGGGAGAAGCCACTTGATTTAGCCTCCAGAATCCTGTCTTTTTCCGTATCGCCCGTCACGATAAGGGCCGGCACACTATGGCCGATTTTTTCCTGCAGCCTGCGAATGGCCTGGTCGCCGGTGACACCGTTCCGCAACCTGTAATCTGAAATAATCAGATTCGGTTCGATGCCCTCCATATCGAGGAACAGCTCTGCTTCATCGGGATTTTCAAAGGTATAAACACCGTGCCCCCATTGACTGATCAGTTCACGCATTCCGGCACGGGAATATTCTTCATCATCAATAACAAGAATATTAGCGCTTTCAACATCCGTCCATACGTCATTTTCAGGCCTGTGCGCGACAACTTCCGTTACCTTGCCTTTCGGCACCAGGACCGAGAAAGTCGATCCCTTTCCTACCTCTGAAACAAGGCTGACCCGGTGTTTCAGGATACGGCACAGACCATCGACAATGGAAAGCCCCAGACCAAGCCCTTTGGTCCTGTCACGTTCCGGATTGCCGATCTGGTAAAATTCCTTGAAAATTTCCTCACGTTTGTCTTCCGGTATTCCCTCACCGCTATCGGACACATGGATGATCAAATGACTGTCGGAGGCTTCACAATAAAGCCGGACAAAACCCTCGCTGGTATAGCGAAGGGCATTGGAAACAAGATTTCTCAGTATCCGGTTAAGCATCTGCCGGTCGGACCGGACCACAGCATCCCCACACTCATCAATCTCCAGATTGACATGTTTTATTTTCTCGTGAGTGGCAAAATCATTAGTGATTTCCTTGAACAGTTCCGACAAATGAAAGGAGGTAAAATTGGGGGCAAGAACACCGGATTCAATTTTCGACAGGTCAAGCAAACTGGTAAAAAGATCCCTGAGCGCCTCCAGAGACTGATCGATCTTGACGGTCAGCTCTTTCACCTTCTGCGAATTTGCCTCGTTCATCAGGGCCGCCACAAAGAACCCCATGGCATTCAGAGGCTGCCGAAGATCATGGCTTGCGGCCGCCAGAAACCTTGATTTGGCCTCGCTGTTCCGGTCCGCCTGTTCCCGGGCGGCGATGGCGTTGTTTTTCTCAAATTGAAGTCGCTGAATAAGATTCTGGTTTTCCAACACGAGATTGATAGACCTGATCACCGACTTTTGCGCCAGGTGGCTGTGAAACATATTGACCAAAAGGAAGACCAGGGAAAGCACCCCGACCATTGTCAGTATCTCGTCCTGGGAAGCCAGGCATCGCCCGGCCAGCGGCAGAATGGCCGGAATGGCATAAGCGAAATAGGCATATTTATAAATTGAAAGTGACGCAAGGGACCCGGCAACCATGCCAACGAGCAACATCACCGTCAGAACCATAACCAGAACATTATCTGTCACCGGAAGAATAATCCCCAACGCGCCCCAGAAACCACCTGAAACGGCGGAGAAGAAAACCAGAAGAACAAGAAGCCCCCTGTAACTGTCGACAGTTATCTTTGCATCCCTGATCAAGGCGTAATGCCAGTACCGCAACGCGGAAGTCCCGCAGATCAGAACACACCAGATAGCCGCCACTTCCGGCGAAACCCATTTTGTAATGAAAAAAGCGATGACAAGTGCCACAAGGCTTGTCAGAACAACCAGAACAGGCACCTGTTTTAACAAGAGTTTTGTCTGTTCTACCAGAATATATCTGTCATTTGTTGTCGCGATCATATGATGCTTCAATCCGAGGGCTCGATCAGCCCCTCCTGCATAGCTGCGTAAGCAGCTTCAGTCCGGTTGTTCACATTGAGAACCTGAAATATCGCAGAAATATGGACCCGGACCGTATTGTCCGCTATCCCTAGAGACCGCGCAATCTCCTTGTTGGATTTTCCCAGTGTTATATGCTTGAGGATTTCGAGTTGCCGCGACGTCAGGGACTCGAAACTGCGGTTTCTTTTCTCCGGCGAGCTCAGAAGGATGTTGTCAGGCACATACCGCCCGCCCTTCATGATCAATTGCAGGGCCTGTAGCATAATTTCACTGGACAATGACTTGGGAATATACCCCATAACACCCATTTCCAGTCCACGCCGAACCAGGGTGCCATCTTCGGAACCGGACAAAATAACAACGGGCACCACAGGTGCCATCACCCTGATTTTCTTCAATCCCTCAAGTCCCGACATCCCCGGCAGGTCAAGATCCAGAAGAATCAGGTCAAAATCATCATCATTTTCAAGAATTGCAAACGCATCGGCGCAGTTTCCCGCTTCGAGAACCTCCACCCCCCTATCCATTTCATTCAGAACAAACTTGAGACCATCCCTGAACAGGGCGTGATCATCAACAAGAAGCATTCGCATCTGTTTCCTCTCCTCAGATTCTTTTTTTTCTTTTTTCATGCTCTTGCTTCACATGTCCACATGGCTCCCCCGGAAGAGAACGATTTCAATCAGGCGAAATATGCTACATTTTCAGGGATTGAAACTTTAGCACAGCTTAAAATATGATCCCAGAGAATTTACCATGTCGTCAACACTTATTCCGCGACTAACTTAGTACATATAGATTATAATGATAAGCAATTTGTCTTATTTACGCCTCGCGGAACGAAGCATATGATATAAACCAGTAAGTAATTCTCTTGCTTCAGGATTTTTTGCTACAGGCAGTTTTGGGGGCACAGTAAAAGGGACGTTTCACCTTTTTCCGCTTTGGGGGGATCGGATAGGTGAAACGTCCTTTTGCTCCAGAGGTAGAATCATACTACCTCATTACACATTAGAAATCAATAATGTTTTAAAGCATCACCCTGAATATTTTTCTATTTGTACGTGCACTACCCTCCACCCGCCGGGCAGAAATTGTCGACAACTGACCGCCCTGGTAGTGGAAACAGAAAACCAAGAATTTCGCGGCCCGGCCATGAGGTATCGCAGAGAACCATATATTCAACGGGATAAAGATAGAAGTGCGCAGCTTTTGCGCACCTCAGCCACTTTCTTTTTTGAATTGCAGACTTTACTCCCTGGACTTAGCGCTCCAGCCTGCCATGAGCGGCGACGATTGCGGCGCTGTCCAGCATGAAATATTCATAAAGATCGGGAAGATCGCCGCATTGGCCAAAACTTTCCACACCCAGCGGAACGACCGGATTGCCGCGGATACTGCCGATCCAGGACAGGTTCAGCGGATGACTGTCACAGACCGTGACGATCTCCACATCCCGGGCCAGTTGGGACAGAAGCGCTTCCACATGCGAAACCCCGGGTTTCTTTTCAAGCGCCCCTCTGCGACGCGCGCCGGACCAGTCGCGATAGAGCCGGTCGGACGACGTGATGGCAAGGACCGCAATATCCCTGTTGTCGGCCAGAAGTTCCTGCACCGCCCGCATCACCTCCGGCGCGATGGCTCCGGCATAGACAATGGCCTTTGTCGTTCCCGGCGTCGGGCGTCTCAGCCAGTAGCCGCCGTTGACAATGTCGGCGCGATCGCTCTCCGTCAGAGTGCGCGGGAGCTGTTCGATCTTGCGGGAGGAAAGCCGGAAATATACCGATGATCCATCCGCCTGCTGCATATGATTAAACGCCCATTCCAGAAGCACCGCCAGTTCGTCGCCATAGGCCGGTTCAACAGCCGTCAGGCCGGGCTGCGATAGCCCGACGAGCGGCGTGCCGATGGATTGGTGGGCACCGCCTTCCGGTCCCAGGGAAATCCCCGCCGGGGTCCCCACGATGATAAAGCGCGCATCCTGATAGGTCGCATAGTTGAGCGCATCAAGTCCCCGGTTGATAAAGGGATCATAGAGTGTGCCGACAGGCAACAGCCGCTCCCCGAAGTTCCTGGCCGAAAGACCAAGCTGGCCCAGGAGCGAAAAGAGATTATTCTCGGCGATGCCCAGCTCAATATGCTGTCCGCCGGGGCCCTTCCGCCAGAGCTGGGTGCTGGGGATCTGTTTGTCCTTGAAGACGTCGGCAACATCCTCCCGGGCGTAAAGCTTCCTGCGGTTAACCCAGGGACCAAGATTGGTGGAGGAAGTGACATCGGGACTCGCCGTGACAACGTGGTCCGCAAATTCGCCTTCTTCCTTGCCGAGCTCGAACATGATTTTGCCGAAAGCCTCCTGGGTGGAATATTTGTCACCTGCCGGAGTGGCAATGGCCGGCACTGCAATTTTCTCCACTTTCTCTGACAATTTTTTACGTTTCTGATAGGCGCAGTTGTCAATGAAATGAACGAGCCGGTCTTTTTCCTGGGGCATGCCTGCGAATTTATCCCATTCCGCACCATCAGGGACGCCTTGAAGCTGCTGAAACTGCTCCATCTGTGCGGGACTCATCATGCCGGCATGATTGTCTTTGTGGCCCGCGAGGGGCAGTCCCTTCCCCTTGACCGTATAGGCGATAAAACACTGGGGTTGCTCACTCTGCCCCGCTTCATCAAATGCCTCGGTCAGGGTTTCCATATCATGACCGCCCAGGTTGGTCATGATATCGGCAAGGGCGGCGTCATCGTGACTGTCGAGAAACGCCTTAAGACCGCTGGTTCCTGCCAGGTCCAGTTCAAGATGACTGCGCCAGTCCGCGCCACCCTGATAGGTCAGGGCCGAATAAAGCTGGTTCGGGCAGCGGTCAATCCAGTCGACGACAGCTTCTCCTGCAGGGCCGTTGCGGGCCGCCAGCAGTTTCTTGCCGTATTTGAGCGGGGAGACCTTCCAGCCAAGGCTGTCAAAAACCCGGCTGATGCGTTCAAACAGGGCATCGTCAACCACGCCGTCAAGGCTCTGGCGGTTGTAATCGATAACCCACCAGAGATTGCGCACCTGATGTTTCCAGCCTTCCAGCAGTGCCTCAAAAATATTCCCTTCGTCAAATTCAGCATCTCCCACCAGGGCGATCATCCGTCCCGGCGGCTTGTCGCCGCACCAGCCATGGTCGTGGACATAATCCTGGACCAGGGTATCGAACAGGGTTGCGGCGACCCCCATACCCACGGACCCGGTTGAATAATCTACGTCAGTTGTGTCCTTGGTAATGGAAGGATAGGACTGCACCCCGCCAAAACCCCTGAATTTCTGAAGTTTATCCAGTGTCTGCCGCCCCATGAGATACATGATCGCATGCATGACCGGCGACGCATGGGGTTTCACTGCAATGCGGTCTTCCGCACGCATGCTCTGAAAATAAAGAGCGGTCAGAATGGACGCACAGGAGGCGCTGGAGGCCTGGTGACCCCCGACCTTCAGGCCATCCCGTGACGGGCGAACATGGTTCGCGTGGTGGATCATATAGCTCGCAAGCCAAAGCACCTTCTTCTCGAGAAGTTCAAGTGCTTCCAGATCGACATATTTCCGGGAAGCAGAGGTAATTTTATCTTTGGCTTGCGTCATCATAATTTACTCCTTTAGAACCTGAATGTTGCTTCGGCGCCATAAACCCGCGGCCTGCCGGGATATCCGACATCAATGGCAAGGCCAAGGAATTCACCGGGATTAAAGTCCGTGTAATAGCGCTCGTTCAACAGGTTCTTCACATAGGCCGAAACTGACCAGCTTTCTGCACTTGCAGTTGCCCGAAGGTTGATCATATGGATCGGGTCCTGGACATCCTGGTTGTCAATCTGCCAGTATTTTTTACCGCGATATTCATAGTCAAACCGCAGCATGCCCTCAATGGCATCCGTCACTTCAAAATCATACTGGATACCGGCATTGATGGTCCAGTCTGTCGTTTTCGGAGTACGGCTTCCCACCACAAGCGACATGTCGACACCTGCAGATGTCAGCCCTGCAATAAGATCTTCCGATCCCACTTTCTTGATTTCCGTATCTGTATAGCCGATCCCGCCGAAAAGCTTGATGTCTTCCGTCAGGGCGGCCTGGAAATCGATATCGAGACCCCAGATGGCCACATCTTCCAGATTCTGGATGATTTGCTGTCCGGTGGCAAGATCCAGAAAGAAGAACTGGAAATCATCACTATTGGAATAAAAGACAGCAGCATTCAGCACAAGACGATTGTCAAACCAGGATGTTTTCGCCCCCAGTTCATAGTTGGTCAGGGTTTCGTCCTCGAACACGGGAAAGGTCACCACAGGGGCGTTAAAACCGCCGGACCGGAATCCCGTACTGTAAGTGGCATACCCAAGACTATCCTCGTTGAATTGATAGGTCAGGGTTGCCTTTGGCTGGACGCTTGTGAAGGTTCTTTCACGAACAAGACCGGAGACGGGGTCTGTCTGCTCCCTGCTGTCTTCATCATAACGCAGAGACACCTGGGCCATCAGTTTATCCGTCAGATCATACTCCGCCTGACCGAAAAGGGACCATGCGTCGTTTGAATTGCTTTCCTGGCTGTTTACAAATACCAGGCTTGGGTCATCAATCTGACTGCGTTCCCCCGTAACATCGGCAAACAATCTGGTATGCAGATCACGGTTGGTGTGAATGAAAAAGCCGCCGAGTATATACCGGAACCTGTCTTCATCGGGGGAGACAAACCTCACTTCCTGACTCAGGAGATCAAGATCCAGGTCCTGCCCCTGACCGATACCGATTGTGCCGGCAGGTGTGGGGAAAGCACCGATACTGTCGAGAAAACCGAGCAGTCCTGCAAAACCGCCAAATGTCGGGTCGAAGGCCTGGTTGGAAAAATCGATGTCTGCCCGGTAATATTCTTTCAGGTCCGTGTAACCGGTAATGGAGGTCAGGACACCGTACTCGGTTTCCAGGTCAATCTTGGCGGTGAATTCCGCGGTTTCCCCATTGGTCAGCCCAAGGATATTTTCATTGGGATTAAAAATATCGTTTGCGCTTCCGTCCCTGATCGTCGGATCTCCGTTATGGCGGACCGGTACATCATAACTGGAGCCCGCCTGGTATTTCCGGTAGGAGGCACGAAGATCGAGCGTCAGATTGTCACTGGCCCGGATATCCAGCTTCCCGCGGAAGGAATAGTCATGATCCACAAAATCCGCTTTCTGATCCAGAAAGTCGTTATTGATCAGACCGTCGGTCTGCCGGTAAGATCCCGCCACCCTGAACAGCACTTTATCTTCCACAATCGGGCCGCTGACGACGCCATCCAAGTTGAAGCCAACACCATTTGAAATCCCAGCTGTCACCTTGCCTTCCATCTCATTTGTCGGTTGTTTGGTGACAATATTGATCGCACCGCCAATGGCGTTGCGTCCATAGAGCGCACCCTGCGGCCCCTTGAGCACCTCGATCCGTTCAATGTCGAACAAATCCATCTTGAACTGCTTCTGGTTATTCTGCGGCACCCCGTCAACAACAATGGCGACGGGGGAGTCTGCATTGTTAATCTGCGTCACGCCCCTCAACACCACAAAAGTGTTGCCGTAGGTGAAAGAGTCATCAAGCGTCATGTTCGGCGTCATGTCGATGAAGTCCTGGGTGGAGGAAATACCGGCGTTTGCGATATCACTCGAAGTAAACGCCGTCACTGCCACCGGCACTTCCTGAAGCCGCTGTTCGCGGTACTGGGATGTCACCACAATTTCTTCAAGGGTAATCAGGTTTTCCTCATCCGCCGCAAAAGCGGCTGAGAAAGGCATTAAAATGGCCAAAGCTGTTGATGTGGCCAGTATGTTTTTTCGGTTGTATGTCACTCTAAATTTCCTCCTGTTTATTAACTTGAACCACCATCGATTTCTCGATAGTTACTGAACTGCTTCCACTCTCTTGATCCGGTGTGTGCTATTCCCGCGACTTCTCCCTAAGTCAGGGCTGGTATCCGTCCGTCATCAGGACTGAAAGAACTCTTTGCAGTGTCCTGTTATGTCCTTGACGGCCTGCTCGAAAACCCTGCCGCCATCTTCCGGATTTGCGGCGCGGACATCCGACCCGATCCGTCCGTCTTTGAACCGTCGCCGGTAGTCATAGCCATTGTGAATATCAAGGGGCGACCCCTCCGCAGCAACGAACAGGTCCGGTGCCGCCGGCTTGATGCTTTCAGGGCAAAGATACTGGGTGATGGCGATCTCGCTTGCGGTTGCATGCGCACCGTCCTTTTCGGCGAAAATTTCCCTGATCATG belongs to Emcibacter sp. and includes:
- a CDS encoding response regulator transcription factor, which translates into the protein MRMLLVDDHALFRDGLKFVLNEMDRGVEVLEAGNCADAFAILENDDDFDLILLDLDLPGMSGLEGLKKIRVMAPVVPVVILSGSEDGTLVRRGLEMGVMGYIPKSLSSEIMLQALQLIMKGGRYVPDNILLSSPEKRNRSFESLTSRQLEILKHITLGKSNKEIARSLGIADNTVRVHISAIFQVLNVNNRTEAAYAAMQEGLIEPSD
- a CDS encoding TonB-dependent receptor; translation: MTYNRKNILATSTALAILMPFSAAFAADEENLITLEEIVVTSQYREQRLQEVPVAVTAFTSSDIANAGISSTQDFIDMTPNMTLDDSFTYGNTFVVLRGVTQINNADSPVAIVVDGVPQNNQKQFKMDLFDIERIEVLKGPQGALYGRNAIGGAINIVTKQPTNEMEGKVTAGISNGVGFNLDGVVSGPIVEDKVLFRVAGSYRQTDGLINNDFLDQKADFVDHDYSFRGKLDIRASDNLTLDLRASYRKYQAGSSYDVPVRHNGDPTIRDGSANDIFNPNENILGLTNGETAEFTAKIDLETEYGVLTSITGYTDLKEYYRADIDFSNQAFDPTFGGFAGLLGFLDSIGAFPTPAGTIGIGQGQDLDLDLLSQEVRFVSPDEDRFRYILGGFFIHTNRDLHTRLFADVTGERSQIDDPSLVFVNSQESNSNDAWSLFGQAEYDLTDKLMAQVSLRYDEDSREQTDPVSGLVRERTFTSVQPKATLTYQFNEDSLGYATYSTGFRSGGFNAPVVTFPVFEDETLTNYELGAKTSWFDNRLVLNAAVFYSNSDDFQFFFLDLATGQQIIQNLEDVAIWGLDIDFQAALTEDIKLFGGIGYTDTEIKKVGSEDLIAGLTSAGVDMSLVVGSRTPKTTDWTINAGIQYDFEVTDAIEGMLRFDYEYRGKKYWQIDNQDVQDPIHMINLRATASAESWSVSAYVKNLLNERYYTDFNPGEFLGLAIDVGYPGRPRVYGAEATFRF
- a CDS encoding hybrid sensor histidine kinase/response regulator gives rise to the protein MIATTNDRYILVEQTKLLLKQVPVLVVLTSLVALVIAFFITKWVSPEVAAIWCVLICGTSALRYWHYALIRDAKITVDSYRGLLVLLVFFSAVSGGFWGALGIILPVTDNVLVMVLTVMLLVGMVAGSLASLSIYKYAYFAYAIPAILPLAGRCLASQDEILTMVGVLSLVFLLVNMFHSHLAQKSVIRSINLVLENQNLIQRLQFEKNNAIAAREQADRNSEAKSRFLAAASHDLRQPLNAMGFFVAALMNEANSQKVKELTVKIDQSLEALRDLFTSLLDLSKIESGVLAPNFTSFHLSELFKEITNDFATHEKIKHVNLEIDECGDAVVRSDRQMLNRILRNLVSNALRYTSEGFVRLYCEASDSHLIIHVSDSGEGIPEDKREEIFKEFYQIGNPERDRTKGLGLGLSIVDGLCRILKHRVSLVSEVGKGSTFSVLVPKGKVTEVVAHRPENDVWTDVESANILVIDDEEYSRAGMRELISQWGHGVYTFENPDEAELFLDMEGIEPNLIISDYRLRNGVTGDQAIRRLQEKIGHSVPALIVTGDTEKDRILEAKSSGFSLLHKPVQPAKLRSALSYLLTNG